DNA from Rosa rugosa chromosome 6, drRosRugo1.1, whole genome shotgun sequence:
TTTTAAACGAAAAAAACACTTGTAAATAAGACACATCGGCCTGCTTACAGGGTGGAACTTCTGTCACAAAGTTTAAACTAGTGAAATTAGTCACTAGGCCGACAGTGACTTCAAGCATTATTTCACCATCGGCCTGCTTACAGGAATACAGGGTGGAACTTCCGGCCTGCGACAGTGACTTCCGGCCTGCTTCAACTTTTACCCAGCATTAGGCTATCAGGAATAGTGAATATACACCATCGCAGCTCCTACTGGTGTTATTGGTTGTGACGTTGTGTTGCATTAACTCAGTTAACTTTCTATCGGCTTTTGCTTTAATAAATGAATAGATAAAAGATACCTGACCAAGATTAGAATGCAGTACAAAGTGATATTTCATCACAAAATTTAGTATTACAGTTGTGGTATCTGGCTTCATACTTTGACACTTCAATTGCAATAATAACGGGTTTGAGACAGTATCCTAAATCAGAAAAAGTTTAATTTCTGAGATTATGGTCACCAAAGAGGACAAATCAACAGGTCTGGGAACACCGTGAACAAAAGACTAGGCTATTAATACTCGCCTAAACACTTCCTTTTACAACCTCTCAACTCTCATCTATATATCGGATGCCGTCTCCTGCAAAAGTCAAACAGTACAGTGAAGGCAAGTCACATTCATGAACAAAGGAAAGAATTAGATATTCAAGGTACTAGTTTTGGCAGTAAAGTTAGATCTCCAGTGTTTGTTGCACGGAGCATGGCAATCATCTCCCCTTGATAATAGCTTTTTTCCCCTTATTTATCAACAAGGGAAGGGTGCACCAAATTTGGGACCCTTCCAACCTTGGGAAGAAAAATGAACTAACAATAAAGTTGAAAGCTGGGTATGAGTGAATGAGAGAGAGTGCAATTTATTGGATAAGGCATGTCCCCATTTGTAGAAGAAATAAGTTAAGAGagcttcagaccaaaaaaaaaaaaaaaaagttaaagagAGCTGGAAGGTGGATTGCATTACCTCTTTGGTCGACTTCGGTCTTCCTCATAGTCCATCACTCCACCAGGTTCGGAGTAGATCTCCTCATGCCCCCGGAAGTCACTGTCGGCCTGCTTACAGGGTGGAACTTCTGCCACAAAGTAAGTAAGACACATCGACAACCATATCCCAATATTTGTACAAAAGACTTGCATGTGGAGTGGGAATAAAAAACAGACTCATTAAGTGATTACCGCAGTACATTCAAATAAGTAGATCATAATAACCAAAATAGTTTTCTCCCTGAACTCTCACAGCTATGAACAAAATAGATAGCCACAAAAAGGCACACATTTGCAAAATGCAGTTCTTCTTGATAAACCTTTCAACAGAAATCACTCCAAAGCGAACATAATGTTTTTCTTAACCTCTCTTCCCCCTCCCTCACCATACAAACAAACTGACATATGCATGCACACATGAGTGAGCATGCTGCAAATTGCAAAATAAATGGCAGTTTGCCATAGCTTCTGAAATTTTTAGTGAGTTAATTATCCTCACACCATAGCTTCTAAAATAAATATATTGTAAATAGCAAAGCTTTTAAACGAGGTATCCTGTGAGTACAAGAAACAGAACCAACACCTAAACCCCACTCAGCCTTCTCTCTCACACTGTTTCCTCTACCTTCCTCTATTTGTTCCACTTTGATTTGTTTGCCCCCTTTCTGATATGTTCATTCAGCTTTAAATAACTCATAACAAAAGCATTGATGTGCACACTTGATGTAGATATATACAGCAACTTCAATAAAATCCTCAAATGCAACTTGCACACTCATTAAAAAGGATAACTGCAGAAGCAATTTTAAAATAAAACTGGATTAAACTGACCTTCATAGAATATGCTCTCTTTACATCTTCCACCTTGTcttcaatttcctttttgtgCTGCTTGTTCAGTTCAGTCATTTTATCTGCCCAGCTCATCTTCTCTTGAATTGAGATAAGAAGGTTGTCTGACGTAACCAACCTATGTTTTCAATCATAAAGCAATTAAGTGTCCTATATTTACATGTGAAGAAGATACTTTACAAATGATAGATGCAACAGAAAAACAACCAAATACTCAGGGCCACGGGATTTGTCAACATGAATGCATTACCGCATTGACAGCGGCAGCAGTTCATTTTCCTGAACTTTTCAGTTGGCAAAAACAGGGCTAATCTAGTGCCAAATGAAGGCAGTTAGAAAAATGGTATGGGAAGCACCATACATGAGATTGACACCTTATTTGTTATGAAACTTTCTTGCAGTGCAATTAGCGCCAGACATTGCtgttttcagaatatttttactACACATTCATGATGGACACCAATCCTTGATAAGCAGTTGTTCTACAAAGGTATACCGACATACAACCTAATAAAGCTAGAGTAACTATACTACTGCCTTTAAAAGCAGAGATGTTACCAGTTTGATAGTGTTTGGATCATACTCCCAAGTTGCTCAGGTCTCGGATCTCTCCCTGCAGCAAATTGGACCTGCACTTTCCAAGATAACAAATTAGATACTTCATCGTGTAACAGAacagaacaaaacaaaaaggagGGAAGGAGGGGGGAGTGGGAACAAAAACAAGGAGAAAGAAATCTGCAAGCAATCTCCAACCTCAAAGCATTTTCTTAACTGGTCCAACTTTCCTCTTACTATGCCCTGAAAAAAATCAACCAATGTAATAATCAGCGCACTTCACCTTCATGTTTCACTCCACTTTTTAGACAAATTAATTGAAATCTCCAAAAATGATCATCCTTCACTCCAAGGGAAAGCAAATGCGCATCTATATACCATCCGCATAACAATATGTTATGTATAAAAGGTTATCTACAATACCAAGTAAGAGTGTAATTCAAGTTATCTTTTCGTAAGATATTACATCCATTGATTCCAATCCATCACTTGAATGATTTAATCATGTTTACATCCCAAATATCTAGAAGATCAAACTTATTCCTGCTATCAGAACAGAATCTTATATTGCTTTTTCTTGATATATTCTGTTTGTTTCACATCCATTACAATACGATTCAGTATGGTAGGGCGAAAACTTGAGGTAGAAGGATGAAAGAACAATTACCGCATACATGCACTCATTAATGAGAAAATCTTCGAGTTCACGTACATTTGCAACATCTAACTCCTGCATTAGCTGATCATATGGTAGTATCTggaaaagccctcaagaatatTTTAGGAAACAATATGCAGAAGGCAATATGAGACACCTGAACAAGCTAAAATAGAATATCTAGTAGATAGGGAGTTAGaaatgccccccccccccccccccaacaaaaaaaaaaaaaattggggctAATCCGAAAGAAATCGAAACATGCACAATGCATCAGATAAGATTTGAAGGAAGAGATGAGATGAGATGAGATAATATACTTTGAAGAGGAAAAGGATAAATTTCAATATCCGGCTTATCAGTACTTTATTAAAACTACTAAGATACATAAGTGTTTCTCCAACACAATGCCTACGAAAAACAATCTCATAATATAGCAACTACTAGAGTTGGGCATGAGATGACTGACATCCAAAAACCACTATTGTTCATGGTTAGGACCTAATAGTTTCAGACGTtcaaaatcaacaaaataaCTTTCATATCATCGAACCCTCCAGTTTCAACAGGGATACAATCTGAATGCATTGCATTTCAAACAATAGTGCTAATGATAACTATATAAGTTTGCTCCAAGTACAGCTAAGAATGGAACTTGCCTAAAGTAGGTTAACTTGCCTTtcaaatttttgtttcttttacctttactttcaaTAATGACATTTTTAAGCATATGTAAGATTAAGTACAGAAGTACAGgcttccaataatcatattcGAAACTATATAGCAATAACAACTTTGTGCAATTAGAGAAGTAAATCATCCACAACTTatgacaaaaaaagaaaagaaaaaaggagtaTGGATACGAATCTTGCCTTGTTTGTCTCAGCCAGTGTAAGAACAGTTAACTGCCTTAGCTTTAGCGCTTGATCAGGGACCAATTGTGGAAGACGACCGGCATTACCTATGATTCAACATTGTCTCAGTTTCTGATATCCCATCACAATATGCCAGGAAGAAGCTCGAAGTAATAAATAATAACAGAAATGGAAGATAAATAGTTCTCTATGCATTtccaaagaaaaacaaactatGCAACTAATCATGTTACAGTATTCAACACAGTGACTTCTAAAATCATGAGTTCGGTTGCCACTAAATATGATCAAAAATTGGACatgtaaacaaaaataaaataaaaatagagcCACTGTCCTAATGGCAAACTGTCATTAGGACAAAGCACAGACCCAGAAAATGAAGCATGGTTTGCGTACTTACTCTTGTAATCACTCCATGTGCCGTGTGCAAACAGCCGAAGCACATCCAGGTACACAGCATTCTCTGTTCCTTCGAGCTGCACAAAAATCCAGTGTCATAAGAACAAATGCATGTAATGATACACATAATAACAAACTCCACTAACAAGAAACAATCCAAACTCTCTTAGGCTACACAAGAATTTGAATTCGATTTCGACACAAAACTTCATATCAATGACCTAATcctaacaaaacaaacaaaaccactccatcaaccaaaaacaaaaaatagtcTCAGAATTTCTCCACATCATATTCTACCACATCCATTGGCAGCCATTACACAGAAAAATCTTCCAATCACAGCATTCAAAATCTTCCAATCAATTTGAGTTTCTAAGTAAACGTTGAACAAATCAAAAACCGAAAGAGAAATCGAGAACCTGAAGAAGATTAGGGAGGGCGAGAATCTCGGAGAAGGCGAAGAGGGAAGGGTGGGAGGTGGCGTCGGCGACGACGGAGGAGAGGGCGGAGCCGGTGAGAGAGGAGGCTTGCTTGacgaagtgatcgatcagctcctcttgcttttgctcgatgtccatcgcTGCACGACGGAGCTAGGGTTTTTGGTTCGGGTTTGGTTTGGGATTTGGGGGAAGAGATTGACGAGTGTGGGAATTGGAAAGATAAGAGTGGCCTTCCCTTTTTAGTATTTGAGAATAAGTGGATGGATTTATGAGGAACCACCCCAGCAAAACCTCTGCATAGACTCGTTCTATTTTTCTATGTCAACCCAAAAATTGCACTGTctagtattttttttctttttccatttcttGTTTCATCTTCCTTTTTACTCTTCCTATTTTACCACTGCTATTTACCACCTCCAAATTTTGTTAAAAGAAATCTGACACCGTTCACAAGTTTTTCCGACAAAGAGATTATTTACTCCGTAAATTATTGTATGTTTTTCAGTGTAATGCAATCGAAAGACATTGAGAATATCCCCAATTCAAAACTAGTTCAGTAAGAAATTTCTTGTCCCTTAAAATGTTGGCCTCCAAACTGCTGCCATGAACAATATTACCAAGGCCTGAAATACTAGGTGTTTCATGCAAATTTTGAAGCTTCTTCAAGCCTAGAACGTTAGGCTCTGCAGTATGTTTGTCTAGCACAAACTTGCTCGtgaattttttttgtaataatagTCAAATTTTTCATACATAAAAACACTCAATTACTCTCCATCCCTCTCTAAGTCCATATTCGTTCACTGCAACTCCTTTCATTGGGCATAAAAATACTACATGTTTTACAACGAATGAATAGGATCTATTGTACCAAAGAATGAGACAGTATGTAGTAGGATAATATGGGATGTAACCAATTGAATTGATGCTTTTAAGATGCAATTCAGTGAGTTTGGTTAGCTTATCAACCAAAGACAAAGGACCCTTATTGAAATTGCTAGTTTCAATTGCCAAGTATGTGAGATTGGTAAGGTTTGCCAAGCAGAGAATGGATCACTAAGCGTGTTAAATGAAAGGCTCAGGGATGACAACTCAGACAACTGTGAAACTTCCAAATGGACACGACCCAAAAGGGCAGAGGCAGAGAGGTCGAGATAACTAAGCCTTGTAAAGTTCCTAATGGCAGTAGGAATTTGGGAGTAATTGAAGTAATTATCAGAGAGGTCCAGCTTTTCTGAAGATGAACTAGACGGAAGAGGCGGTTGCTGGAGTTGGCAGAGGCATAGAGACAACTGCTACTAAGATGAAGACCAATGATATGACCAGTCTCTTCATCACATTCGACACCCTCTCATGAGCAGCAGCTGCTATTTTCTCCTTCGGGTTTCCATGATGAAGTCTTTGGATGAGCACTATTATAGATAGAGCTCTGCTTGAATTGTACCATGGCAAGAATATGACTGCAAAGAGGAAAAACAGTTAGCCGTCACAACATAAAGCAGAAATAGAACTAGTTTCAAACGCGTAGACAAAAGAAACCCTATATAGGATATATGTTTCGAAACTTTTTGAGTATTTAATATacggaaaattctacaatggaAGTAAATTTAGGAGGGTTTTATACACTTGAATGGGGTGAGATCAAGTCCTTGTAATTGAGTCAAGCCTATCAACAAAGAAGATCAAGAGTATATGTTTAACTAGCACTCCACATTGACTACTAGTTATGATTAAAGTCTATAACATATCAGTAGATAAAGACGTGCAACCATTCATATAATCATCACAAAGGCTTCCATGTTGCAACTTGTCAGAAAAGTTGCACAATCTAATCTGGTCTACTGTTCGTTTGCCCAAAAAAATTTAACTGTACTGTTCTGTTTTGTTGCTGCAGTATGCTAAAGAGTGCCATTTCTTCTTCAGCATTCATTTCTATTATGAAAGGCACATATCTAGTTTAAAATTTGCAATATAACAAACAATGGAAAAGAAAGGCAAACCCATATCCTACCTCGAATCCGGTTAACCAAGATAGGAAACTTAATAAACTGGGAGATTCAATTTGTGAGTCTCATCAGTATGGCCACAAAAGGAGATTGTATCAACACATTCTGTTTTGTAATCCTGAATTGAAATTACCACAAGAGGTTGGTCTACCACAGCAATGGTCTATTCTACCAATTGATGTACCGATGCACTAATATACAGAAAACTCTCCTAAATTTGGTTGGAggcattttcattttcatttgacTAAAACTCTGCTCTATAGTTTATTCATATATACACATACTGTACTCACAGAATTTCTTCCACATTTCAACTAAACATGCTATAATTGCTACTTGCATCAAAAGCTCATAATCATAGTTCTTATAGAATATAGATTATCTGAAACCTTAATTAACAATTGGTTTTCATCCTCTGCATTCATTTTTTATGTGATAGGTGTCATCTTTCTAATTGCAATAATCAAAGATTAAATATAAAAGTAATCCATCAAATCaacaattgaaaacataaaCCACTTACTAAGTGGTAGTTGAGGACTGCATACCAGGTTATCTTCCTTGTGACTGAAACAGACTTCTCCAAAATCAGAAAATGACTTCCTCTCTCTGCCTTCATTTTCTGCATCTCACACCAAACCACACAAAGTCTTATTAGCATTTTGCTATaatcaaaaataaaactttATGCTCTACATGCCTTTAACAATACTTATCAATTGAGTGATATGCCAGCAAGGACAGTTCTTATCAATCAAAGTGCAACGCTGTTTGATCATGTGTTGTCTGTTGCCATGGACACCAAGTTTGAGGTAATTTTAATTCTCAATTTTCCTATACTACAGTAAATGGAATTATGGAAGCAAAGAACCACAAATAAgtttgtacccaaaaaaaaaacagaaagcaCCACAAGGAAGCAAAATTACCTTCACTGGCAGCACTGCAACTGGGACTGTCAGGAAATAACAATCTTAGTTCacctttctctctccatcttttccaaaatGCAGGGCCTAAGGCTAAGCATCAAAGGGAACATAGAGATAAGCAATGACCTTTCTCTAAGACCATTAATTCTTGAATTCCATATtctaaaaaaaagtgaaaatacCTTTAGTGGCAGCGCTGCATATAATTGCAAAAGTTAACTTCTAGAGAGCTGATATACACTggcaaaagaaaacagaaaaccatTACTATCAGCTCGACCCTGAAGCTGTGGTCACATGAGAATCCAGAAGTTACATGCAAAAAGAAAGTACACTCAAGATTAGTAAAGATATTAATGATCGAGTAAGCAATAACTGTACACTCAATTGCTCATTTTACTTTCTGCTTCCACATTGTGTGGTATACTGTTTATAGTTTTTCAATGAGGAAATTGAAGACACAAATTACTGTGGACTCCAGTTCAAACATTTTTGTAGAAATTCATCACACCCCAATGCTGCGTTACAatgaaaaagataaaaagatGCATAGATGTAATTGCTGTTAAAGTTATGCTACATCAGTTAGCTTGAGTTTTA
Protein-coding regions in this window:
- the LOC133718691 gene encoding COP9 signalosome complex subunit 7 isoform X1 translates to MDIEQKQEELIDHFVKQASSLTGSALSSVVADATSHPSLFAFSEILALPNLLQLEGTENAVYLDVLRLFAHGTWSDYKSNAGRLPQLVPDQALKLRQLTVLTLAETNKILPYDQLMQELDVANVRELEDFLINECMYAGIVRGKLDQLRKCFEVQFAAGRDPRPEQLGSMIQTLSNWLVTSDNLLISIQEKMSWADKMTELNKQHKKEIEDKVEDVKRAYSMKADSDFRGHEEIYSEPGGVMDYEEDRSRPKRRRHPIYR
- the LOC133718691 gene encoding COP9 signalosome complex subunit 7 isoform X4, with protein sequence MDIEQKQEELIDHFVKQASSLTGSALSSVVADATSHPSLFAFSEILALPNLLQLEGTENAVYLDVLRLFAHGTWSDYKSNAGRLPQLVPDQALKLRQLTVLTLAETNKGIVRGKLDQLRKCFEVQFAAGRDPRPEQLGSMIQTLSNWLVTSDNLLISIQEKMSWADKMTELNKQHKKEIEDKVEDVKRAYSMKADSDFRGHEEIYSEPGGVMDYEEDRSRPKRRRHPIYR
- the LOC133718691 gene encoding COP9 signalosome complex subunit 7 isoform X3 encodes the protein MDIEQKQEELIDHFVKQASSLTGSALSSVVADATSHPSLFAFSEILALPNLLQLEGTENAVYLDVLRLFAHGTWSDYKSNAGRLPQLVPDQALKLRQLTVLTLAETNKILPYDQLMQELDVANVRELEDFLINECMYAGIVRGKLDQLRKCFEVQFAAGRDPRPEQLGSMIQTLSNWLVTSDNLLISIQEKMSWADKMTELNKQHKKEIEDKVEDVKRAYSMKFHPVSRPTVTSGGMRRSTPNLVE
- the LOC133718691 gene encoding COP9 signalosome complex subunit 7 isoform X2; protein product: MDIEQKQEELIDHFVKQASSLTGSALSSVVADATSHPSLFAFSEILALPNLLQLEGTENAVYLDVLRLFAHGTWSDYKSNAGRLPQLVPDQALKLRQLTVLTLAETNKILPYDQLMQELDVANVRELEDFLINECMYAGIVRGKLDQLRKCFEVQFAAGRDPRPEQLGSMIQTLSNWLVTSDNLLISIQEKMSWADKMTELNKQHKKEIEDKVEDVKRAYSMKKFHPVSRPTVTSGGMRRSTPNLVE